A stretch of Corallococcus silvisoli DNA encodes these proteins:
- a CDS encoding thymidine phosphorylase: MQPYELIKAKRDGGRLDPSDIEAFIQAYTAGTVADYQMAAMCMAIFFKGLDSRELGAWARAMLNSGEVLDLSDTPAIKVDKHSTGGVGDKVSLSLAPLAAACGVPVPMISGRGLGHTGGTLDKLESIPGFRVDLSTERYRQLVREVGCCLIGQTAQVAPADKKLYALRDVTATVDCIPLIASSIMSKKLAEGIDALVLDVKVGSGAFMKTADDARVLARTMIGLGAEMNRKVVALLTDMDQPLGRQVGNALEVREAVDMLRGEAPDDYTEITYALTAEMLVLGKKAATVEEARGMLRRSVEDGSALKKLKEIVRSQGGDPRSIDDYSLLPTAKATTEVVAPRDGFVTGIHTEGVGLAAVALGAGRQRVDSQIDPAVGFTLLKKVGDVVREGEPVVQVHYNDAGPVDDVRARLLAAYRFGDQAPAVRPLVLDRLE, translated from the coding sequence GTGCAACCCTACGAGCTCATCAAGGCCAAGCGCGACGGCGGCAGGCTGGACCCGTCGGACATCGAGGCGTTCATCCAGGCGTACACCGCCGGCACCGTGGCGGACTACCAGATGGCCGCCATGTGCATGGCCATCTTCTTCAAGGGGCTGGACTCGCGGGAGCTGGGGGCGTGGGCGCGCGCCATGCTCAACTCCGGCGAGGTCCTGGACCTCTCCGACACGCCGGCCATCAAGGTGGACAAGCACTCCACGGGCGGCGTGGGCGACAAGGTGTCGCTGAGCCTGGCGCCCCTGGCGGCGGCCTGCGGCGTGCCGGTGCCCATGATTTCCGGACGGGGCCTGGGTCACACCGGCGGCACCCTGGACAAGCTGGAGTCCATCCCCGGCTTCCGCGTGGACCTGTCCACGGAGCGCTACCGCCAGCTGGTGCGCGAGGTGGGCTGCTGCCTCATCGGCCAGACGGCCCAGGTGGCCCCGGCGGACAAGAAGCTCTACGCGCTGCGCGACGTGACGGCGACGGTGGACTGCATCCCGCTCATCGCGTCGTCCATCATGAGCAAGAAGCTGGCGGAGGGCATCGACGCGCTGGTGCTCGACGTGAAGGTCGGCAGCGGCGCCTTCATGAAGACGGCGGACGACGCGCGCGTGCTCGCCCGGACCATGATTGGCCTGGGCGCGGAGATGAACCGCAAGGTCGTGGCCCTGCTCACGGACATGGACCAGCCCCTGGGCCGCCAGGTGGGCAACGCCCTGGAGGTCCGCGAGGCCGTGGACATGCTCCGCGGCGAGGCGCCCGACGACTACACGGAGATCACCTACGCGCTGACCGCGGAGATGCTGGTGCTGGGCAAGAAGGCCGCCACCGTGGAGGAGGCGCGCGGGATGCTGCGCCGCTCCGTGGAGGACGGCAGCGCGCTCAAGAAGCTCAAGGAGATCGTCCGCTCGCAGGGCGGCGACCCGCGCTCCATCGACGACTACTCGCTGTTGCCCACCGCGAAGGCCACCACGGAGGTGGTCGCGCCGCGCGACGGCTTCGTCACCGGCATCCACACCGAGGGCGTGGGGCTGGCGGCGGTGGCGCTGGGCGCGGGGCGGCAGCGGGTGGACAGCCAGATCGACCCCGCCGTGGGCTTCACGCTGCTCAAGAAGGTGGGCGACGTGGTCAGGGAGGGCGAGCCCGTGGTGCAGGTGCACTACAACGACGCCGGCCCCGTGGACGACGTGCGGGCGCGGCTGCTCGCGGCCTACCGGTTTGGCGACCAGGCTCCCGCGGTCCGTCCCCTCGTGCTGGACCGGCTGGAGTAG